One Sander vitreus isolate 19-12246 chromosome 23, sanVit1, whole genome shotgun sequence DNA window includes the following coding sequences:
- the prorsd1 gene encoding prolyl-tRNA synthetase associated domain-containing protein 1 produces MSEDLRAELDKYLHTLNIQTTCVEHPPVFTVEEMMPHLQEVTGAVTKNLFLKDKKKKNLFLVSARHDRQVNLNDLAKKLSVGSGNLRFADEAAMLEKLKVGSGCATALALLFDTERSVRVVLDRDLLEGDHERVYFHPMTNAATVGLRPDDLLRFLRETGHEPILQDFL; encoded by the exons ATGTCCGAAGATCTGCGGGCCGAGCTGGACAAATACCTGCACACTTTAAACATCCAGACGACCTGCGTGGAGCACCCGCCG GTGTTCACGGTGGAGGAGATGATGCCTCACCTACAGGAAGTTACCGGAGCCGTCACCAAGAACCTCTTCCtgaaagacaagaagaagaaaaacctgTTTCTGGTGTCGGCTCGCCACGACCGCCag gTGAACCTCAACGACCTCGCCAAGAAGCTCAGCGTCGGCAGTGGCAACCTGCGCTTCGCGGACGAGGCGGCCATGTTGGAGAAACTCAAG GTTGGTTCGGGCTGTGCTACGGCGTTGGCGCTGCTCTTTGACACGGAGCGGAGCGTGCGGGTGGTTCTGGACCGGGACCTGCTGGAGGGCGACCACGAGCGCGTCTACTTCCACCCGATGACCAACGCTGCCACGGTGGGACTCCGGCCAGACGACCTGCTGCGCTTCCTCCGGGAGACGGGACACGAGCCCATCCTGCAGGACTTCCTGTAG